The following are encoded in a window of Diorhabda sublineata isolate icDioSubl1.1 chromosome 5, icDioSubl1.1, whole genome shotgun sequence genomic DNA:
- the LOC130444043 gene encoding actin-related protein 10 isoform X1, producing MPIYESLSSDKLTVVLDIGAAYTKFGFTGEFAPRTIIKSVVRCKKTGRLRKIWDYESPEDLYDLLVDFLHTIYFKYALLSPKDKPVIIVESLLCPTLFRETLAKVLFSHYEISMMLTLPSHLITLASIAIDTALVVDIGYKESVVIPVCHGLPLIQAWQALPLGAEAIHSKLKTMLSSNNTGIQNLSEDIMEDIKVRCCFVTEKHRAEQLALVKPEITACPNVKYPVGGTDSINISGKVRERAFEILYEEDNDHLCLSTMILDAIMQVDINLRHKLSENLVLIGGTTMTQGFRARLKEELEYQLKSERYSKLHLKKFAFHTLPCKENYAAWLGGAIYGATELLNMKAVTKENYFKENKLPDWVHLREGIRSL from the exons ATGCCAATTTATGAAAGTTTAAGTAGTGACAAATTAACAGTTGTACTCGATATAGGAGCTGCATATacaaa ATTCGGTTTCACTGGAGAGTTTGCACCCAGAACAATTATCAAATCGGTAGTGAGATGTAAGAAAACTGGACGGTTGAGGAAAATTTGGGATTATGAATCTCCTGAAGATTTGTATGATCTATTGGTAGACTTCTTacatactatttattttaaatacgcTCTTTTGAGTCCAAAAGACAAACCAGTTATTATTGTAGAATCATTATTATGTCCTACATTATTCAGAGAAACATTAGCTAAG gttttattttcacattatgAAATATCAATGATGCTCACTTTACCCTCTCATCTAATTACTTTAGCCAGTATAGCTATAGATACAGCATTGGTGGTTGATATAGGATACAAAGAATCTGTAGTTATTCCAGTTTGTCATGGTTTGCCCTTGATCCAAGCATGGCAAGCACTGCCTTTAGGAGCAGAAGCTATTCATAG CAAATTAAAAACGATGCTCAGCAGTAATAATACAGGTATACAAAATTTATCAGAAGATATTATGGAGGATATTAAAGTAAGATGCTGCTTTGTAACAGAAAAACATAGAGCTGAACAATTAGCACTTGTTAAACCTGAAATAACTGCTTGTCCCAATGTCAAATATCCTGTAG GAGGGACAGATAGTATTAATATATCAGGAAAAGTAAGAGAGAGAGCATTTGAAATTCTTTATGAAGAAGATAACGACCATCTCTGTCTATCCACAATGATTCTTGATGCAATAATGCAAGTAGATATAAATCTCCGGCATAAATTGTCTGAAAACTTAGTACTCATTGGTGGTACAACAATGACACAAGGTTTTAGAGCAAGATTGAAAGAAGAAttggaatatcaattgaaaagtGAACGTTACAGTAAACTTCACTTGAAGAAATTTGCTTTTCATACACTTCCTTGCAAAGAAAATTATGCGGCATGGTTAGGGg GTGCAATATATGGTGCTACAGAATTACTGAATATGAAAGCAGTtactaaagaaaattatttcaaagagAATAAATTACCTGATTGGGTTCATTTGAGAGAAGGAATTCGTTCactataa
- the LOC130443758 gene encoding polyamine-transporting ATPase 13A3-like isoform X2, which yields MNGYNRLENRESYASIEVHNFQEILSESRDSVEFKIWGLRESKIKTFFYHFICVLFLGIPYFILSSYPKVKKIKFNEEELKTASVLLGESLPVKKPALQSSTEIYNIETHKRHTIFSGTTVNQTRYYKGEHVLARVVRTGFDTTKGSLVKSILFPAPVGLKFYKDSMKFVLVLFVIATIGMSYCLYLYISRSAPLRDIIIRSLDLITIVVPPALPAAMAVGTVYSQNRLKKLGIFCISPPRINVCGKIKIACFDKTGTLTHDGLEMNCVIPCKNSTFSEPVNDVNVLDIEDRLVQSMAACHSLTRIQNELNGDPLDLIMFRFTNWKLEEPGQSENTRFDMLGPNVVSPFSQNDILQDLNIANFELPYLIGILKEFTFSSTLQCMSVICRDLRQTNMIAFTKGAPEKLLGLCHTESIPKDFHERLSQYTAQGYRVIALAYKDLPNTFRWIDAEKAKRDKIECDLTFLGFLIMHNPLKEETTPVIKMLHNANVRTVMITGDNILTAVSVAYDCHMVNKTDEIFIITVEDNENRVPKIHFERVGGPVVNDFVTINLNFEHHHFAIDGKNWNKLITHFPHIIPNILVKTKVFARFQPEQKTQLIMFFQKLDYIVSMVGDGANDCGALKVAHVGVSLSEAEASVAAPFTSSIKNISCLVYLILEGRCALVTSMAIFKYMALYSLIQFFSVLILYKLHSELADYQFLFVDLIITTSLAITIGRQGPSDKLGPKRPMSSLVAAKNVIPLFLQIIVCASVQISAIFYLLTQSWFTPISSNTVNETQVSWENTVIFTVSCYQYIILAIVYSKGQPYRERLITNFWFLVSALSLIIFITWLIVYPCKFMADLMGLVYIPHGKRVENDFKYTLLVFPLIHLCLAALIEVGMSDREWLKRAIQFLTCKSTPKNFYNLILKENQFSMVNSDIT from the exons atgaatGGTTATAATAGACTGGAAAATAGAGAAA GTTATGCATCTATAGAAGTTCataatttccaagaaatatTAAGTGAATCACGAGATTCAGTTGAGTTCAAAATATGGGGTTTGAGGGaaagtaaaatcaaaacatttttttatcattttatttgtgTGTTATTTCTTGGAATACCATATTTTATATTAAGTTCTTATCCAAAggttaaaaagattaaattcaATGAAGAAGAGCTGAAGACTGCTTCAGTTTTATTAG gGGAAAGTTTGCCAGTAAAAAAGCCTGCATTACAATCCAGCACAGAAATTTACAACATTGAAACACATAAACGACACACGATCTTTTCGGGTACAACTGTGAATCAAACACGTTACTACAAAGGCGAACACGTATTAGCAAGAGTAGTGCGAACTGGTTTTGATACGACAAAAGGTTCACTTGTTAAAAGTATACTATTTCCAGCACCTGTTGGTTTGAAGTTTTATAAAGACAGTATGAAATTCGTTCTGGTTTTATTTGTTATAGCAACTATTGGAATGTCATATTGTTTATACCTTTATATTTCTCGATCT gCACCTTTGCGAGACATCATTATAAGATCTTTGGATTTAATAACCATCGTTGTACCGCCAGCATTACCCGCTGCAATGGCAGTTGGTACAGTATATAGTCAAAACCGTTTGAAAAAACttggaatattttgtataaGTCCACCCAGAATTAACGTttgtggaaaaattaaaattgcgtGCTTCGATAAG ACGGGTACTTTAACTCATGACGGGTTAGAAATGAATTGTGTGATTCCTTGCAAAAATTCTACATTTTCCGAACCTGTAAATGACGTTAACGTTTTGGATATAGAAGATCGATTGGTTCAATCAATGGCTGCCTGTCACTCTTTGACAAGAATTCAAAATGAGCTGAATGGTGATCCGTTGGATTTAATTATGTTTCGATTCACAAATTGG AAATTAGAAGAACCTGGACAATCAGAAAATACTAGATTTGATATGCTAGGGCCAAATGTAGTGTCGCCATTCTCCCAAAATGACATATTACAGGATTTGAACATCGCTAACTTCGAA ctACCATATTTAATAGGTATATTGAAGGAATTTACTTTTTCTTCGACACTACAATGTATGTCTGTAATATGTCGTGATTTGCGCCAAACGAATATGATTGCTTTTACAAAAGGAGCTCCAGAAAAATTGCTCGGTTTGTGTCACACTGAAAGTATTCCCAAAGATTTTCATGAGAGACTGTCTCAATATACCGCGCAAGGTTATAGAGTTATTGCTTTGGCTTACAAGGATTTACCAAATACTTTTAGATGGATCGACGCGGAAAAAGCTAAGAGAGATaag atagaATGTGATTTAACTTTTCTTGGTTTTTTGATTATGCATAATCCGTTGAAAGAAGAAACTACTCctgtaataaaaatgttacaTAATGCGAATGTAAGGACAGTTATGATAACAG GTGATAATATCTTAACTGCAGTTAGTGTGGCATATGACTGCCATATGGTGAATAAGAcagatgaaattttcattataacagTTGAGGATAACGAAAATAGAGTTcctaaaattcattttgaaaggGTGGGAGGTCCAGTAGTTAACGATTTTGTTactattaatttgaattttgaa CACCATCACTTCGCTAtagatggaaaaaattggaaCAAATTAATCACTCATTTTCCACATATAATTCCCAATATATTAGTTAAAACTAAGGTATTTGCTAGATTCCAGCCCGAGCAGAAAACTCAGCTgataatgttttttcaaaaattggattaTATTGTTTCTATGGTAGGCGATGGTGCTAATGATTGTGGG GCTTTGAAAGTAGCTCACGTGGGAGTATCTTTATCAGAGGCAGAAGCTAGTGTTGCTGCTCCATTTACctcttcaataaaaaatatttcatgtttagtttatttaatattagaAGGAAGATGTGCTCTAGTTACAAGTATGgctattttcaaatatatggcGCTTTATagtttgatacaatttttttccgtCCTAATTTTATACAAG ttacatTCAGAATTGGCAGACTAccagtttttatttgttgactTAATAATAACAACTAGTTTAGCAATAACTATAGGAAGACAAG gTCCGTCCGACAAATTAGGTCCAAAACGTCCGATGAGTTCATTGGTTGCAGCCAAAAACGTCATCCCTCTCTTTTTACAAATTATCGTCTGTGCCTCAGTTCAAATTTCAGCTATTTTTTATCTACTTACTCAAAGTTGGTTTACACCTATCTCAAGCAATACGGTGAATGAAACACAAGTTTCTTGGGAGAACACTGTAATTTTCACCGTGTCTTGTTATCAGTACATTATATTAGCTATTGTTTATTCGAAAGGACAACCATATCGTGAAAGACTGATAACGAATTTCTGGTTTTTAGTATCGGCtctttcattaataatatttattacttggTTAATTGTTTATCCTTGTAAATTTATGGCAGATTTGATGGGATTGGTTTATATACCACATGGAAAACGAGTGGAGAATGATTTTAAATATACTTTGTTAGTGTTTCCGCTTATTCATCTGTGTCTTGCTGCTCTCATTGAG gtGGGAATGAGCGATAGGGAATGGTTGAAAAGGGCGATACAATTTCTTACCTGTAAATCTActccaaaaaatttttacaatttgattttaaaagaaaatcaattttcgatgGTAAATAGTGATATTACATAG
- the LOC130443758 gene encoding polyamine-transporting ATPase 13A3-like isoform X1, with protein sequence MNGYNRLENRESYASIEVHNFQEILSESRDSVEFKIWGLRESKIKTFFYHFICVLFLGIPYFILSSYPKVKKIKFNEEELKTASVLLVCDNHGQYKYIKIKTENVSLPNINQLRYFFHQHTKYLWDANINAFVTLDQLIPSKSVDDYLKNTDGLTNDEYQNSLDLYGFNKIEVEIKSYWTLFIEEILNPFYAFQVCSIILWSIDDYAVYAACIVILTLFSSVTSLLQTRKQSEALHDLIESSKCHEVTVIRKKIEGNQSMVIDPYLLVPGDLIVLPASKYIMPCDAVLLTGQCIVNESVLTGESLPVKKPALQSSTEIYNIETHKRHTIFSGTTVNQTRYYKGEHVLARVVRTGFDTTKGSLVKSILFPAPVGLKFYKDSMKFVLVLFVIATIGMSYCLYLYISRSAPLRDIIIRSLDLITIVVPPALPAAMAVGTVYSQNRLKKLGIFCISPPRINVCGKIKIACFDKTGTLTHDGLEMNCVIPCKNSTFSEPVNDVNVLDIEDRLVQSMAACHSLTRIQNELNGDPLDLIMFRFTNWKLEEPGQSENTRFDMLGPNVVSPFSQNDILQDLNIANFELPYLIGILKEFTFSSTLQCMSVICRDLRQTNMIAFTKGAPEKLLGLCHTESIPKDFHERLSQYTAQGYRVIALAYKDLPNTFRWIDAEKAKRDKIECDLTFLGFLIMHNPLKEETTPVIKMLHNANVRTVMITGDNILTAVSVAYDCHMVNKTDEIFIITVEDNENRVPKIHFERVGGPVVNDFVTINLNFEHHHFAIDGKNWNKLITHFPHIIPNILVKTKVFARFQPEQKTQLIMFFQKLDYIVSMVGDGANDCGALKVAHVGVSLSEAEASVAAPFTSSIKNISCLVYLILEGRCALVTSMAIFKYMALYSLIQFFSVLILYKLHSELADYQFLFVDLIITTSLAITIGRQGPSDKLGPKRPMSSLVAAKNVIPLFLQIIVCASVQISAIFYLLTQSWFTPISSNTVNETQVSWENTVIFTVSCYQYIILAIVYSKGQPYRERLITNFWFLVSALSLIIFITWLIVYPCKFMADLMGLVYIPHGKRVENDFKYTLLVFPLIHLCLAALIEVGMSDREWLKRAIQFLTCKSTPKNFYNLILKENQFSMVNSDIT encoded by the exons atgaatGGTTATAATAGACTGGAAAATAGAGAAA GTTATGCATCTATAGAAGTTCataatttccaagaaatatTAAGTGAATCACGAGATTCAGTTGAGTTCAAAATATGGGGTTTGAGGGaaagtaaaatcaaaacatttttttatcattttatttgtgTGTTATTTCTTGGAATACCATATTTTATATTAAGTTCTTATCCAAAggttaaaaagattaaattcaATGAAGAAGAGCTGAAGACTGCTTCAGTTTTATTAG tgtGTGATAATCATGgtcaatacaaatatattaaaataaagactGAAAATGTATCCTTGCCGAACATAAATCAacttagatatttttttcatcaacataCCAAATATCTGTGGGATGCAAATATAAATGCATTTGTTACATTAGATCAATTAATTCCATCAAAATCAGTGGAtgactatttaaaaaatacagatGGTCTAACTAATGATGAATACCAAAACAG ctTAGATTTGTATGGATTTAATAAAATAGAGGTGGAAATAAAATCCTATTGGactttatttattgaagaaattcttAATCCGTTCTACGCCTTTCAAGTATGTTCCATTATCTTATGGAGTATTGACGATTACGCTGTGTATGCTGCTTGTATTGTTATTCTAACTTTATTTTCTAGTGTAACATCACTACTTCAAACTCGGAAG CAAAGCGAAGCTCTTCATGATTTGATTGAATCATCAAAATGTCATGAAGTTACAGTGATACGTAAAAAAATAGAAGGGAACCAAAGTATGGTGATTGATCCATATCTTCTGGTGCCTGGAGATCTCATTGTTCTTCCTGCTTCTAAATATATCATGCCGTGTGATGCAGTACTTCTTACTGGCCAGTGTATTGTCAATGAAAGTGTTTTGACAG gGGAAAGTTTGCCAGTAAAAAAGCCTGCATTACAATCCAGCACAGAAATTTACAACATTGAAACACATAAACGACACACGATCTTTTCGGGTACAACTGTGAATCAAACACGTTACTACAAAGGCGAACACGTATTAGCAAGAGTAGTGCGAACTGGTTTTGATACGACAAAAGGTTCACTTGTTAAAAGTATACTATTTCCAGCACCTGTTGGTTTGAAGTTTTATAAAGACAGTATGAAATTCGTTCTGGTTTTATTTGTTATAGCAACTATTGGAATGTCATATTGTTTATACCTTTATATTTCTCGATCT gCACCTTTGCGAGACATCATTATAAGATCTTTGGATTTAATAACCATCGTTGTACCGCCAGCATTACCCGCTGCAATGGCAGTTGGTACAGTATATAGTCAAAACCGTTTGAAAAAACttggaatattttgtataaGTCCACCCAGAATTAACGTttgtggaaaaattaaaattgcgtGCTTCGATAAG ACGGGTACTTTAACTCATGACGGGTTAGAAATGAATTGTGTGATTCCTTGCAAAAATTCTACATTTTCCGAACCTGTAAATGACGTTAACGTTTTGGATATAGAAGATCGATTGGTTCAATCAATGGCTGCCTGTCACTCTTTGACAAGAATTCAAAATGAGCTGAATGGTGATCCGTTGGATTTAATTATGTTTCGATTCACAAATTGG AAATTAGAAGAACCTGGACAATCAGAAAATACTAGATTTGATATGCTAGGGCCAAATGTAGTGTCGCCATTCTCCCAAAATGACATATTACAGGATTTGAACATCGCTAACTTCGAA ctACCATATTTAATAGGTATATTGAAGGAATTTACTTTTTCTTCGACACTACAATGTATGTCTGTAATATGTCGTGATTTGCGCCAAACGAATATGATTGCTTTTACAAAAGGAGCTCCAGAAAAATTGCTCGGTTTGTGTCACACTGAAAGTATTCCCAAAGATTTTCATGAGAGACTGTCTCAATATACCGCGCAAGGTTATAGAGTTATTGCTTTGGCTTACAAGGATTTACCAAATACTTTTAGATGGATCGACGCGGAAAAAGCTAAGAGAGATaag atagaATGTGATTTAACTTTTCTTGGTTTTTTGATTATGCATAATCCGTTGAAAGAAGAAACTACTCctgtaataaaaatgttacaTAATGCGAATGTAAGGACAGTTATGATAACAG GTGATAATATCTTAACTGCAGTTAGTGTGGCATATGACTGCCATATGGTGAATAAGAcagatgaaattttcattataacagTTGAGGATAACGAAAATAGAGTTcctaaaattcattttgaaaggGTGGGAGGTCCAGTAGTTAACGATTTTGTTactattaatttgaattttgaa CACCATCACTTCGCTAtagatggaaaaaattggaaCAAATTAATCACTCATTTTCCACATATAATTCCCAATATATTAGTTAAAACTAAGGTATTTGCTAGATTCCAGCCCGAGCAGAAAACTCAGCTgataatgttttttcaaaaattggattaTATTGTTTCTATGGTAGGCGATGGTGCTAATGATTGTGGG GCTTTGAAAGTAGCTCACGTGGGAGTATCTTTATCAGAGGCAGAAGCTAGTGTTGCTGCTCCATTTACctcttcaataaaaaatatttcatgtttagtttatttaatattagaAGGAAGATGTGCTCTAGTTACAAGTATGgctattttcaaatatatggcGCTTTATagtttgatacaatttttttccgtCCTAATTTTATACAAG ttacatTCAGAATTGGCAGACTAccagtttttatttgttgactTAATAATAACAACTAGTTTAGCAATAACTATAGGAAGACAAG gTCCGTCCGACAAATTAGGTCCAAAACGTCCGATGAGTTCATTGGTTGCAGCCAAAAACGTCATCCCTCTCTTTTTACAAATTATCGTCTGTGCCTCAGTTCAAATTTCAGCTATTTTTTATCTACTTACTCAAAGTTGGTTTACACCTATCTCAAGCAATACGGTGAATGAAACACAAGTTTCTTGGGAGAACACTGTAATTTTCACCGTGTCTTGTTATCAGTACATTATATTAGCTATTGTTTATTCGAAAGGACAACCATATCGTGAAAGACTGATAACGAATTTCTGGTTTTTAGTATCGGCtctttcattaataatatttattacttggTTAATTGTTTATCCTTGTAAATTTATGGCAGATTTGATGGGATTGGTTTATATACCACATGGAAAACGAGTGGAGAATGATTTTAAATATACTTTGTTAGTGTTTCCGCTTATTCATCTGTGTCTTGCTGCTCTCATTGAG gtGGGAATGAGCGATAGGGAATGGTTGAAAAGGGCGATACAATTTCTTACCTGTAAATCTActccaaaaaatttttacaatttgattttaaaagaaaatcaattttcgatgGTAAATAGTGATATTACATAG
- the LOC130444043 gene encoding actin-related protein 10 isoform X2 — MPIYESLSSDKLTVVLDIGAAYTKFGFTGEFAPRTIIKSVVRCKKTGRLRKIWDYESPEDLYDLLVLFSHYEISMMLTLPSHLITLASIAIDTALVVDIGYKESVVIPVCHGLPLIQAWQALPLGAEAIHSKLKTMLSSNNTGIQNLSEDIMEDIKVRCCFVTEKHRAEQLALVKPEITACPNVKYPVGGTDSINISGKVRERAFEILYEEDNDHLCLSTMILDAIMQVDINLRHKLSENLVLIGGTTMTQGFRARLKEELEYQLKSERYSKLHLKKFAFHTLPCKENYAAWLGGAIYGATELLNMKAVTKENYFKENKLPDWVHLREGIRSL, encoded by the exons ATGCCAATTTATGAAAGTTTAAGTAGTGACAAATTAACAGTTGTACTCGATATAGGAGCTGCATATacaaa ATTCGGTTTCACTGGAGAGTTTGCACCCAGAACAATTATCAAATCGGTAGTGAGATGTAAGAAAACTGGACGGTTGAGGAAAATTTGGGATTATGAATCTCCTGAAGATTTGTATGATCTATTG gttttattttcacattatgAAATATCAATGATGCTCACTTTACCCTCTCATCTAATTACTTTAGCCAGTATAGCTATAGATACAGCATTGGTGGTTGATATAGGATACAAAGAATCTGTAGTTATTCCAGTTTGTCATGGTTTGCCCTTGATCCAAGCATGGCAAGCACTGCCTTTAGGAGCAGAAGCTATTCATAG CAAATTAAAAACGATGCTCAGCAGTAATAATACAGGTATACAAAATTTATCAGAAGATATTATGGAGGATATTAAAGTAAGATGCTGCTTTGTAACAGAAAAACATAGAGCTGAACAATTAGCACTTGTTAAACCTGAAATAACTGCTTGTCCCAATGTCAAATATCCTGTAG GAGGGACAGATAGTATTAATATATCAGGAAAAGTAAGAGAGAGAGCATTTGAAATTCTTTATGAAGAAGATAACGACCATCTCTGTCTATCCACAATGATTCTTGATGCAATAATGCAAGTAGATATAAATCTCCGGCATAAATTGTCTGAAAACTTAGTACTCATTGGTGGTACAACAATGACACAAGGTTTTAGAGCAAGATTGAAAGAAGAAttggaatatcaattgaaaagtGAACGTTACAGTAAACTTCACTTGAAGAAATTTGCTTTTCATACACTTCCTTGCAAAGAAAATTATGCGGCATGGTTAGGGg GTGCAATATATGGTGCTACAGAATTACTGAATATGAAAGCAGTtactaaagaaaattatttcaaagagAATAAATTACCTGATTGGGTTCATTTGAGAGAAGGAATTCGTTCactataa